The following proteins come from a genomic window of Paramicrobacterium humi:
- a CDS encoding GH25 family lysozyme has translation MSGRTRWPRIFVPAASVLIVLVVYACLVVTGVLWPNRLFASGYTVRGVDVSSYQGEIDWRVLASEDLDFAYIKATEGSSYVDSRFEENWAGAAASGLKIGAYHFLSFESAGIDQLKHLVDTVPVDGDLPIAVDLEFYGRFFDEHPTTSAVRAILDPLLTGIKEHYGYDAVIYATPEAYDEYVRGAYDENPIWIRSVIGPANLPDERDWTFWQYSNRDRLRGYRGDEPFVDMNVFAGTAAELSGLTRR, from the coding sequence GTGAGCGGTCGCACCAGGTGGCCGCGGATCTTCGTGCCGGCGGCATCCGTTCTCATCGTCCTCGTCGTGTACGCGTGCCTCGTCGTGACCGGCGTGCTCTGGCCGAACCGTCTCTTCGCATCTGGCTACACGGTGCGCGGAGTCGACGTGTCCTCCTACCAGGGCGAGATCGACTGGCGCGTGCTCGCGTCGGAGGACCTCGACTTCGCCTACATCAAGGCCACCGAGGGCTCGAGCTACGTCGACTCGCGATTCGAGGAGAACTGGGCAGGAGCCGCGGCGAGCGGGCTGAAGATCGGCGCGTACCACTTCCTGAGCTTCGAGAGCGCGGGCATCGATCAGCTCAAGCACCTGGTCGACACCGTGCCGGTCGACGGTGACCTGCCCATCGCCGTCGACCTCGAGTTCTACGGACGATTCTTCGACGAGCACCCGACGACGTCCGCGGTTCGCGCGATCCTCGACCCGCTGCTCACGGGCATCAAGGAGCACTACGGCTACGACGCCGTCATCTACGCGACGCCCGAGGCCTATGACGAGTACGTGCGGGGCGCATACGACGAGAACCCGATCTGGATCCGCTCCGTCATCGGCCCCGCGAACCTGCCGGACGAGCGCGACTGGACGTTCTGGCAGTACTCGAATCGTGACCGTCTGCGCGGCTACCGGGGCGACGAGCCCTTCGTCGACATGAACGTCTTTGCCGGGACGGCCGCCGAGCTCAGCGGGCTCACACGACGCTGA
- a CDS encoding maleylpyruvate isomerase family mycothiol-dependent enzyme, whose product MARIDTYARACRAFTDLVSGIPDDQWTKPALGVWDVRSLVGHTARAIITVIDYLDLDPATQVDMPTAGDYYGQIYLAYTNPEAIAKRGIDAGVALGEEPVAAIERLVARAMALLEQQPGDRLVSLGGMGIPLDEYLKTRVFELVVHGFDIARATGQSVDFPPELIEDAASLAAGIAARKGEGERVLMALTGREQLPAGFSVV is encoded by the coding sequence ATGGCTCGCATCGATACATACGCCCGCGCGTGCCGGGCGTTCACCGACCTTGTCAGCGGCATCCCCGACGACCAATGGACGAAGCCGGCGCTCGGCGTGTGGGATGTCCGCTCCCTCGTCGGTCACACGGCTCGCGCGATCATCACCGTCATCGACTACCTCGACCTCGATCCGGCCACGCAAGTGGACATGCCGACCGCCGGCGACTACTACGGGCAGATCTACCTCGCATACACGAACCCGGAGGCGATCGCGAAGCGCGGCATCGACGCCGGCGTCGCGCTCGGTGAGGAGCCCGTCGCGGCGATCGAACGCCTCGTCGCGCGTGCGATGGCGCTGCTCGAGCAGCAGCCGGGCGATCGGCTGGTCTCTCTCGGCGGCATGGGCATCCCGCTCGACGAGTACCTCAAGACGCGCGTCTTCGAGCTCGTCGTGCACGGCTTCGACATCGCGCGTGCCACGGGCCAGAGCGTCGACTTCCCGCCGGAGCTCATCGAGGATGCTGCCTCGCTCGCCGCAGGGATCGCCGCGCGCAAGGGCGAGGGGGAACGCGTCCTCATGGCGCTCACGGGCCGGGAGCAGCTGCCGGCGGGCTTCAGCGTCGTGTGA
- a CDS encoding lactonase family protein — translation MAAELADFWVGTYTADGDGTATGILSARREDAGTLRPSFAHSANSASWVTVHPSLGLVYATEEFTGRLLVLRPDGTRLDELGTLTLDAGACHLSVAPDGSAVIAACYGSGEVFWVPLRADGRFAGGATRAPMPTDPYGYSGADDTGIATFATPSGEKREPHAHQSRWLPNGLVLTTDLGFDLVRVWRPTAAGLAHVQDVSLPYGVGPRHTVWHESGHVYLITEYSSEVFTLRFDETGALRVIAAIRATADSLEDGDTGAEIAIGARRDRVYVGIRGSNRISTLDVRGDGSELRAISDVDCGGNWPRHHLPDGEFLHVCNQRSGTISTLRLDERTGTPAGVVGTVETGTPTCLAPARRAVSSS, via the coding sequence ATGGCAGCAGAGCTCGCGGACTTCTGGGTCGGAACCTACACGGCGGACGGCGATGGGACGGCTACTGGCATCCTGTCTGCCCGACGCGAGGACGCCGGCACCCTGCGCCCCTCGTTCGCGCACTCCGCGAACTCCGCGTCGTGGGTGACGGTGCACCCGAGCCTCGGCCTCGTCTATGCGACTGAAGAGTTCACCGGACGGCTGCTCGTGCTTCGCCCCGACGGGACGCGACTCGACGAGCTCGGCACGCTCACGCTCGACGCCGGCGCCTGCCACCTCTCGGTCGCACCCGACGGCAGCGCTGTCATCGCCGCGTGCTACGGCTCGGGCGAAGTGTTCTGGGTGCCGTTGCGCGCCGATGGCCGATTCGCGGGCGGAGCGACGCGGGCGCCCATGCCGACCGACCCATACGGCTACTCGGGCGCCGACGACACCGGCATCGCGACCTTCGCGACGCCGAGCGGCGAGAAGCGGGAGCCGCATGCCCACCAGTCGCGGTGGCTGCCGAACGGGCTCGTTCTCACGACCGACCTCGGCTTCGACCTCGTGCGCGTCTGGCGGCCGACCGCCGCGGGACTCGCACACGTGCAGGACGTCTCCCTGCCCTACGGCGTGGGTCCGCGCCACACGGTCTGGCACGAGAGCGGCCACGTGTATCTCATCACCGAGTACTCGAGCGAAGTGTTCACGCTGCGCTTCGACGAGACGGGGGCGCTGCGCGTCATCGCCGCGATCCGCGCGACCGCCGATTCGCTGGAAGACGGCGACACGGGCGCCGAGATCGCGATCGGCGCTCGCCGAGACCGCGTGTACGTCGGCATCCGCGGCTCCAACCGCATCTCCACGCTCGACGTGCGCGGCGACGGCAGCGAACTGCGCGCGATCTCCGACGTCGACTGCGGTGGGAACTGGCCGCGCCACCACCTTCCCGACGGCGAGTTCCTGCACGTGTGCAACCAGCGATCCGGCACCATCTCGACGCTGCGGCTCGACGAGCGCACCGGCACACCCGCAGGCGTCGTCGGCACGGTCGAGACCGGAACGCCCACGTGCCTCGCGCCCGCACGCCGGGCTGTGAGTTCCTCATGA
- a CDS encoding GNAT family N-acetyltransferase, which produces MTAILPEPRPLIGSLVRLDPLEAADAAELFDAIVRPDVYEFGYGGGVAAMPADAAAFESSLPQRFPFATGIPFTVRIAAGPLEDHVLGTTSLGDLDTVNRGAHIGWTAYHPAAWGTGVNAECKLLLLDLAFGSGFERVKIQTDAVNARSRAAIAKLGASFEGVLRHHRLRADGTWRDTAVYSILAEEWPALREPLRARVDAIPAPLIIR; this is translated from the coding sequence ATGACGGCGATCCTCCCCGAGCCGCGCCCGCTCATCGGCAGCCTCGTGCGCCTCGACCCGCTCGAGGCGGCCGACGCGGCCGAGCTCTTCGACGCGATCGTGCGGCCCGACGTGTACGAGTTCGGCTACGGCGGCGGGGTCGCGGCGATGCCCGCCGACGCGGCGGCGTTCGAGAGCAGCCTGCCGCAGCGATTCCCATTCGCGACCGGCATCCCCTTCACCGTCCGCATCGCCGCCGGTCCGCTCGAAGACCACGTCCTCGGCACCACGTCGCTCGGCGACCTCGACACCGTCAACCGCGGAGCGCACATCGGCTGGACGGCCTACCACCCCGCCGCGTGGGGAACGGGCGTCAACGCCGAGTGCAAGCTCCTGCTGCTCGACCTCGCATTCGGCTCGGGATTCGAGCGAGTGAAGATCCAGACGGATGCCGTCAACGCGCGCTCGCGCGCGGCCATCGCGAAACTCGGCGCGTCGTTCGAAGGCGTGCTGCGCCATCACCGACTCCGCGCCGACGGCACGTGGCGCGACACGGCGGTGTACTCGATCCTCGCGGAGGAGTGGCCCGCGCTGCGGGAACCGCTCCGCGCCCGCGTCGACGCGATCCCCGCGCCGCTCATCATCCGGTAG
- a CDS encoding CocE/NonD family hydrolase, with protein MAAALRPPVTVYPMPADVTKQEDVAVTMRDGVTLRLNLFRPAGVDGPLPALLSAHPYGKDAVPRLKRGRWSLNPQFRIMNQPEALRISDQTSWEAPDPVWWAQRGYAVINLDTRGGGHSEGRGELFSDQEADDISQVIAWAAQQPWSNGRIGMLGVSYLAISQYKVAALSPPALKAICPWEGFTDGYRDFFTPGGVVEDGFARVWLFLSRRVARLKTNLAAERRLHPLRDEWWEAFTPDLSKITVPMLVCTSFSDNNLHSVGSMRAFQRVASADRYAFTHRGAKWATFYGAEARAHQLAFFDRHVRDAESARLPRLRLEIRDRLDHVVEVRDEQEWPLARTAWRQLHLAAGGALIETEPPAGNVTFDLRREAAAFEYRFREDAELSGPMTLRLNVATTGAKDPRLFVAVEKWSHGRRVPFEGSYGYGRDSVAQGRLRLALRELDAELSTPHQPEHTFQTLEPMRDGVEVEVRIPLSSSATLFESGSSLRLLIAGRYPQPRNPFFGHFPTHYRPSTSGTATLSWRAGQPCSLEIPVIPRE; from the coding sequence GTGGCGGCGGCTCTCCGTCCGCCCGTCACGGTGTATCCGATGCCGGCCGACGTCACGAAGCAGGAAGACGTGGCCGTGACGATGCGCGACGGCGTCACCCTTCGACTGAACCTCTTTCGCCCCGCGGGCGTCGACGGCCCGCTCCCTGCGCTTCTCTCGGCGCACCCCTACGGCAAGGACGCGGTGCCGAGGCTCAAGCGCGGCCGATGGTCGCTCAACCCGCAGTTCCGCATCATGAACCAGCCGGAGGCGCTGCGGATCTCGGATCAGACCAGCTGGGAGGCGCCCGATCCTGTGTGGTGGGCCCAGCGTGGCTACGCGGTCATCAATCTGGACACACGCGGCGGCGGTCATTCCGAGGGCCGCGGGGAGCTGTTCTCCGACCAGGAAGCGGACGACATCAGCCAGGTCATCGCGTGGGCGGCGCAGCAGCCGTGGTCGAACGGCCGGATCGGCATGCTCGGCGTGTCATACCTCGCGATCTCGCAGTACAAAGTCGCCGCGCTCAGCCCGCCAGCGCTCAAGGCGATCTGCCCGTGGGAGGGATTCACCGACGGCTACCGCGACTTCTTTACGCCCGGGGGCGTCGTCGAGGACGGATTCGCGCGCGTCTGGCTGTTCCTCAGCCGCCGGGTGGCTCGGCTGAAGACGAACCTCGCGGCGGAACGTCGCCTGCATCCGCTGCGGGACGAGTGGTGGGAGGCGTTCACACCGGACTTGTCGAAGATCACTGTCCCGATGCTCGTGTGCACGAGCTTCTCGGATAACAACCTGCACAGCGTCGGATCGATGCGTGCGTTCCAGCGCGTCGCCTCGGCGGACCGGTACGCCTTCACGCATCGGGGAGCCAAGTGGGCAACGTTCTACGGCGCGGAAGCACGAGCGCACCAGCTGGCGTTCTTCGACCGTCATGTGCGCGACGCGGAGTCCGCTCGTCTGCCCCGGCTGCGGCTGGAGATCCGCGATCGCCTCGATCACGTCGTCGAAGTCCGCGACGAACAGGAGTGGCCGCTCGCGCGCACCGCGTGGCGGCAGCTTCACCTCGCCGCCGGAGGCGCGCTCATCGAGACCGAGCCTCCGGCCGGCAATGTCACTTTCGACCTGCGACGCGAGGCCGCCGCGTTCGAGTACCGGTTCCGCGAGGACGCGGAGCTCAGCGGCCCTATGACGCTTCGACTGAACGTCGCGACGACCGGCGCCAAGGATCCGCGGCTCTTCGTCGCCGTCGAGAAATGGTCGCACGGCAGGCGCGTTCCGTTCGAAGGTTCGTATGGCTATGGCCGCGACAGCGTCGCGCAGGGGCGCCTTCGCCTCGCGCTGCGCGAACTCGACGCCGAGCTCAGCACACCGCACCAGCCCGAGCACACGTTCCAAACCCTTGAGCCGATGCGCGACGGCGTGGAGGTCGAAGTGCGCATACCGCTCAGCTCCTCAGCGACGCTCTTCGAGTCCGGCTCGAGCCTCCGCCTCCTGATCGCCGGCCGATACCCGCAACCGCGCAACCCCTTCTTCGGACACTTCCCCACCCACTACCGACCCAGCACCTCCGGCACGGCCACCCTCAGCTGGCGGGCAGGCCAACCGTGCTCCCTCGAGATCCCGGTCATCCCGAGGGAGTGA
- a CDS encoding ABC transporter ATP-binding protein, giving the protein MNVQNPLPSPQQAVLAATGLVKTYGTAHALDGVSLAVQPGESLAIMGASGSGKTTLLHVLAGITAPDGGTVSFQTIAGPVRVTDLNESGRSRLRRESFGFVFQQGLLIPELTAVENVALPLMLAGYPRREAEGRAVHWLHALGLAGLEARRIGELSGGQAQRVAIARAQVTGATVIFADEPTGALDSATSEDVMGALLDSTVGQGHTLIVVTHDESVAARCSRTVRMRDGKLETTDAAAPRAAGAEFLGAGWQQEATGA; this is encoded by the coding sequence ATGAACGTCCAGAACCCCTTACCGTCACCGCAGCAGGCCGTGCTCGCCGCCACCGGCCTCGTCAAGACCTACGGCACCGCCCACGCCCTCGACGGCGTCAGCCTCGCCGTCCAGCCGGGTGAGTCTCTCGCCATCATGGGCGCCTCAGGCTCCGGAAAGACGACGCTCCTGCACGTGCTCGCCGGCATCACGGCGCCCGACGGCGGCACCGTGTCCTTCCAGACCATCGCCGGCCCGGTGCGCGTCACCGACCTGAACGAGTCCGGCCGCTCCCGCCTGCGACGCGAGTCGTTCGGCTTCGTCTTCCAGCAAGGCCTTCTCATCCCCGAGCTCACGGCCGTCGAGAACGTCGCGCTTCCGCTCATGCTCGCGGGCTACCCGCGCCGTGAGGCGGAGGGCCGCGCCGTGCACTGGCTGCACGCGCTCGGCCTCGCCGGCCTCGAAGCCCGCCGCATCGGCGAGCTCTCCGGTGGCCAGGCGCAACGCGTCGCCATCGCTCGCGCGCAGGTCACGGGCGCGACGGTCATCTTCGCCGACGAGCCCACGGGGGCTCTCGACTCCGCCACGAGCGAGGACGTCATGGGCGCACTTCTCGACTCGACGGTCGGCCAAGGGCACACGCTCATCGTCGTGACGCACGACGAATCGGTCGCCGCCCGCTGCTCGCGCACCGTGCGAATGCGCGACGGCAAGCTCGAGACGACGGATGCCGCCGCGCCGCGCGCCGCAGGCGCCGAGTTCCTTGGCGCGGGCTGGCAGCAGGAAGCGACCGGAGCATGA
- a CDS encoding FtsX-like permease family protein codes for MSATTLPAFRGRPTPVLRLTWLLARPSAQSTATIALPAIAFAVTTALLLTVVGGTLMFWRWTSAEAGLYQMLSVIALALLVVPLAALGGAAARLSARRRDDRLATLRLLGATPGAVMRMTVLESTAVAVVGALAGVVLYLVTMPLLGLIPFGGQPIGPAGVWVGAPVLAAVVAGVALIAAASSAIGLRQVTISPLGVRTRQQPQRVHWLRVVIGVAVIIAAFTALNVLDAFGGWGAAIVVLGTAFGAGVGILNLIGPWAVRLLGRVQLRRATTAPKLLAARGILENPMAAWRQVAGVAMTSFVAVVGGTGISFAAAGSVGASPADAALIADVRTGILITLVASFLMVACSAGVNQASEILDRRDLWVSLDRLGMPRSMMEAARRRQTMVPLTFVTLASAVVGGILVFPLVGLAMIFAPVSVLVIVLCFAAGFALVAAALFATRAVLGRVLAQPERA; via the coding sequence ATGAGCGCCACGACGCTTCCCGCGTTCCGCGGCCGGCCCACTCCCGTGCTCCGACTGACGTGGCTGCTCGCCCGGCCGAGCGCGCAGAGCACCGCGACGATCGCGCTGCCGGCCATCGCCTTCGCCGTCACGACGGCCCTTCTTCTCACGGTCGTCGGCGGCACGCTCATGTTCTGGCGCTGGACGAGCGCCGAGGCCGGTCTCTACCAGATGCTCAGCGTCATCGCGCTCGCGCTCCTCGTCGTTCCGCTCGCCGCGCTCGGCGGCGCCGCAGCCCGGCTCTCCGCCCGTCGCCGTGACGACCGGCTCGCGACGCTGCGGCTGCTCGGCGCGACGCCGGGCGCCGTCATGCGCATGACCGTTCTCGAGTCGACGGCCGTCGCCGTGGTCGGCGCGCTCGCGGGGGTCGTTCTGTACCTCGTGACGATGCCGCTCCTCGGCCTCATCCCGTTCGGCGGGCAGCCGATCGGGCCCGCCGGCGTGTGGGTCGGGGCGCCCGTGCTCGCCGCTGTCGTCGCGGGCGTCGCGCTCATCGCCGCGGCAAGCTCCGCGATCGGCCTTCGCCAGGTGACGATCTCGCCGCTCGGCGTCCGCACCCGGCAGCAGCCGCAGCGCGTGCACTGGCTGCGGGTCGTCATCGGCGTCGCCGTCATCATCGCCGCGTTCACCGCGCTCAACGTTCTCGACGCGTTCGGCGGCTGGGGCGCCGCGATCGTCGTTCTCGGCACGGCGTTCGGCGCGGGCGTCGGCATCCTCAACCTCATAGGCCCGTGGGCCGTCCGCCTGCTCGGCCGCGTGCAGCTGCGCCGTGCGACGACCGCGCCGAAGCTGCTCGCCGCGCGCGGCATCCTCGAGAACCCGATGGCGGCGTGGCGTCAGGTCGCGGGCGTCGCGATGACGAGCTTCGTCGCCGTCGTCGGCGGCACGGGCATCTCGTTCGCCGCGGCCGGCTCGGTGGGCGCCTCTCCGGCCGACGCTGCGCTCATCGCCGATGTGCGCACCGGCATCCTCATCACGCTTGTCGCGTCGTTCCTCATGGTCGCGTGCTCGGCGGGCGTCAACCAGGCCTCGGAGATCCTCGACCGCCGCGACCTGTGGGTGAGCCTTGACCGGCTCGGCATGCCGCGCTCCATGATGGAGGCGGCTCGTCGTCGCCAGACCATGGTGCCGCTCACGTTCGTGACCCTCGCCTCCGCGGTCGTCGGCGGCATCCTCGTCTTCCCGCTCGTCGGACTCGCGATGATCTTCGCGCCCGTCTCGGTGCTCGTCATCGTCCTGTGCTTCGCCGCCGGCTTCGCGCTTGTCGCGGCCGCGCTCTTCGCCACGCGCGCCGTGCTCGGCCGCGTGCTCGCGCAGCCCGAACGCGCATGA
- a CDS encoding chorismate mutase, translating to MPDTDATAELLRLRKSIDNIDAALIHLLAERFKCTQEVGALKAEHGLPASDPSREARQIARLRELATDSELDPEFAEKWFTFVVAEVIHHHTRIARGE from the coding sequence ATGCCCGATACCGACGCGACCGCCGAACTCCTCCGTCTGCGCAAGAGCATCGACAACATCGACGCGGCGCTCATCCACCTTCTGGCGGAGCGCTTCAAGTGCACGCAAGAGGTCGGCGCGCTGAAGGCCGAGCACGGGCTGCCCGCCTCGGACCCGTCGCGCGAGGCGCGGCAGATCGCCCGCTTGCGCGAACTCGCCACCGACTCCGAGCTCGACCCCGAGTTCGCCGAGAAGTGGTTCACGTTCGTCGTGGCCGAGGTCATCCACCACCACACGCGCATCGCCCGGGGTGAGTGA
- a CDS encoding SDR family NAD(P)-dependent oxidoreductase, producing the protein MWAPPPQHGHTIVVTGANAGLGFWTTLRLAQAGARVVMACRNEQRADAAARAIRARVPAAALEFVSLDTSDLGSVAAAAAQLNSLERIDVLIENAGIVHVPLRRQESVDGLELVAATNFFGHFALTAGVLPTLERTPGSRIVTLGSASTRMIRPHLDDLQSRRYRPFHAYAQSKIMLQSFGFELDRRLRSAGSGVRSLSAHPGYAISGRTPRVPGVNEPRRFKRFRDALQAPVAQGKDRGALPIVRAATDPAAFENDGPVYYGPRWMLKGDAERETPAAVTTRRDVAELIWAEAERATGVSLLP; encoded by the coding sequence ATGTGGGCGCCGCCGCCGCAGCACGGGCACACGATCGTGGTCACGGGCGCGAACGCGGGGCTCGGCTTCTGGACGACCCTGCGACTCGCGCAGGCGGGAGCCCGGGTGGTCATGGCCTGCCGGAACGAGCAGAGAGCGGATGCCGCCGCGCGGGCGATCCGCGCTCGCGTGCCCGCCGCGGCCCTCGAGTTCGTGAGTCTCGACACGTCCGACCTCGGCTCCGTCGCCGCGGCGGCCGCGCAGCTCAACAGCCTCGAGCGCATCGACGTCCTCATCGAGAACGCGGGCATCGTGCACGTTCCGCTGCGGCGGCAGGAGAGCGTCGATGGCCTCGAGCTCGTCGCCGCGACGAACTTCTTCGGGCACTTCGCCCTCACGGCCGGCGTCCTCCCAACGCTTGAGCGCACACCTGGCTCGCGTATCGTCACCCTCGGCAGCGCGTCCACGCGCATGATCCGGCCGCACCTCGACGACCTGCAGTCGCGGCGCTACCGCCCGTTCCACGCCTACGCCCAGTCGAAGATCATGCTGCAGTCCTTCGGCTTCGAGCTCGATCGCCGGCTGCGCTCCGCCGGCAGCGGGGTGCGCTCGCTCTCCGCGCATCCCGGGTATGCGATCTCGGGCCGCACCCCACGGGTGCCCGGTGTGAACGAGCCGCGCCGGTTCAAGCGCTTCCGCGACGCGCTGCAGGCGCCGGTCGCTCAGGGGAAGGACCGCGGGGCACTCCCCATCGTGCGGGCCGCGACCGACCCAGCTGCGTTCGAGAACGACGGTCCGGTCTACTACGGCCCCCGGTGGATGCTCAAGGGCGACGCCGAGCGCGAGACCCCGGCCGCCGTCACGACGCGGCGCGATGTCGCCGAGCTGATCTGGGCCGAGGCCGAGCGCGCCACGGGAGTCTCGCTCCTACCGTGA
- a CDS encoding YhgE/Pip domain-containing protein: MRIPFIERIDSRRRVSPLTLVGLLLVPLVVAGLLVWALWNPTDRLDSVKAAIVNNDEPVTVNGQTVPLGRQLGAGLVSGGDSTSDDSDTADDTSAVTNYTWVVTDAADAASGLDDGTYAAVVTIPENFSKAATSFSGDPKDAEQALIDVTTSDAGRLIDGAISQAVTTTAADVMGKSLTTTYLDNVYLGFNTLHDQLGDAADGAAKLADGTAQLADGTAQAADGANQLAGSGAQLGSGAQDLADGASGIADGASGVAGGARDLSDGATKAADGAGQLSGGASKLAAGLQSLVDGLNGLKDKTAGLPAQTQQLADGAKGVSTGVTGVTSTISGTLAPLAQACTAGDQTMCQQLAGAVTAMATGDKDGDGVADITAVAGAAASVADGTQKLADGMPALSSGISQLAAGAGASQSGASDLADGAAGVADGVSQLSGGASQLAGGAGQLSSGASQLSTGAQQYATGVGTYTDGVTSLSDALGQLADGTDGVNDGAQQLADGLSTAVDQIPNYSKSDRESLADVVAQPVSTSDEGDAALDIGTGGLPLFAVIALWLGALATFFMLRAVPTRTLGSTRSPLSLAVRAAAPGLVLGVVQGALVSIVLGIAQGYSAGQWLGVAAIAMLIGAAFAAVNQTLVAVLGGTGRFVSMLVALVALATGIVSTVPGVLDSVFALLPVRPAKLALESAILDTSGLAAAIVGLAVWLLGSLAVTTLSIALRRTVSARRLAASPA, encoded by the coding sequence ATGAGAATCCCGTTCATCGAACGCATCGACTCGCGCCGACGCGTGAGCCCGCTCACCCTCGTCGGCCTGCTCCTCGTCCCGCTCGTCGTGGCCGGGCTCCTGGTCTGGGCGCTGTGGAACCCCACCGACCGCCTCGACTCCGTCAAGGCCGCCATCGTCAACAACGACGAGCCCGTCACCGTCAACGGGCAGACCGTCCCGCTCGGCCGGCAGCTCGGCGCGGGACTCGTCTCCGGCGGCGACAGCACGAGTGACGACTCCGACACGGCGGACGACACGAGCGCGGTCACGAACTACACGTGGGTCGTGACGGATGCCGCTGACGCGGCGTCCGGCCTCGACGACGGCACCTACGCCGCGGTCGTGACGATTCCCGAGAACTTCTCGAAGGCGGCCACGTCGTTCTCCGGCGACCCGAAGGACGCCGAGCAGGCGCTCATCGACGTGACGACGAGCGACGCGGGCCGACTCATCGACGGCGCCATCAGCCAGGCCGTAACGACGACCGCCGCGGACGTCATGGGCAAGTCGCTCACGACGACCTACCTCGACAACGTATACCTCGGCTTCAACACGCTGCACGACCAGCTCGGCGACGCGGCGGACGGCGCGGCGAAGCTCGCCGACGGAACCGCGCAGCTCGCCGACGGAACCGCGCAAGCCGCAGACGGCGCGAACCAGCTCGCGGGCTCCGGCGCCCAGCTCGGCTCCGGCGCACAGGACCTCGCCGACGGCGCGTCCGGCATCGCCGACGGCGCGAGCGGCGTCGCGGGCGGCGCACGCGATCTCTCCGACGGCGCGACCAAGGCCGCCGACGGCGCAGGCCAGCTCTCGGGTGGGGCCTCGAAGCTCGCCGCGGGACTGCAGAGCCTCGTCGACGGACTGAACGGCCTGAAGGACAAGACCGCGGGCCTGCCGGCCCAGACGCAGCAACTCGCCGACGGCGCGAAGGGCGTGTCGACCGGGGTCACGGGCGTCACCTCGACGATCAGCGGAACCCTCGCACCCCTCGCGCAAGCGTGCACAGCGGGCGACCAGACGATGTGCCAGCAACTCGCCGGCGCAGTGACGGCGATGGCGACGGGCGACAAGGACGGCGACGGGGTTGCCGACATCACGGCAGTCGCCGGTGCCGCGGCCTCCGTCGCCGACGGGACGCAGAAGCTTGCCGACGGCATGCCCGCGCTCTCGAGCGGCATCTCGCAGCTCGCCGCGGGCGCCGGAGCCTCACAGTCGGGGGCGAGCGATCTCGCAGACGGCGCTGCGGGTGTCGCCGACGGCGTGTCGCAGCTGTCCGGCGGGGCGTCACAGCTCGCCGGCGGGGCGGGCCAGCTCTCCTCGGGCGCGAGCCAGCTCTCGACCGGTGCGCAGCAATACGCGACCGGCGTTGGCACCTACACCGACGGCGTGACCTCGCTCAGCGACGCGCTCGGCCAGCTCGCCGACGGCACGGACGGAGTGAACGACGGCGCGCAGCAGCTCGCCGACGGGCTCTCCACCGCTGTCGACCAGATCCCGAACTACTCGAAGTCGGATCGCGAGTCCCTCGCCGACGTCGTCGCCCAGCCGGTCAGCACGAGCGACGAGGGCGACGCGGCGCTCGACATCGGAACCGGCGGTCTTCCGCTGTTCGCGGTGATCGCACTGTGGCTCGGCGCCCTCGCGACGTTCTTCATGCTCCGCGCCGTGCCGACGCGCACGCTCGGCTCCACGCGCTCCCCGCTCTCGCTCGCGGTGCGTGCGGCGGCGCCCGGTCTCGTTCTCGGCGTCGTGCAGGGCGCGCTCGTGTCGATCGTGCTCGGCATCGCGCAAGGCTACAGCGCCGGACAGTGGCTCGGCGTCGCGGCTATCGCGATGCTCATCGGCGCCGCGTTCGCGGCGGTGAACCAGACCCTCGTGGCTGTGCTCGGCGGGACCGGACGGTTCGTGTCGATGCTCGTCGCGCTGGTCGCGCTCGCGACGGGAATCGTCTCGACCGTTCCCGGTGTGCTCGATTCCGTGTTCGCGCTGCTGCCCGTGAGGCCCGCGAAGCTCGCGCTCGAGTCTGCGATTCTCGACACGAGCGGACTCGCTGCGGCGATCGTGGGTCTCGCCGTGTGGCTGCTCGGTTCTCTCGCGGTCACGACGCTCAGCATCGCACTGCGACGCACCGTGTCGGCACGGCGGCTCGCGGCCTCCCCCGCGTAA